From the Ilumatobacteraceae bacterium genome, the window AGTTCGCGAAGCTGAGCGGCGAGGTCTCCCACGAGTTGCGAGGTTCCCACTCATGAGCGATGTCGATCAGAACACACAGGTCGCCCCGAACACCGACCACGATGTCATCGCGTCGATCGGCGGGACACCGAGTTCTGCCACGCCTCGTCTCAAACGGTCACGGAGCGCCAACGCTGTAGCGTCGATCCTGCCGCCGATCGTCATGGGCATCGCCGTGCTCGGCGGATGGTACCTCGTGTCGTACGGGCTGCTCGATGCGAGTCGTCGCTTTCTGCTCCGCCCACCGCATCAGGTGGTGCAGGTCGGTTTCCTCGAGTGGGAGAACCTGTCCGAGATGCTCAGCGGACTCTGGTCGAGCACCCGCATCGCGATCATCGGGCTCGCGATCTCGATCGTGCTCGGGTTCCTGCTCGCGACCATCATGAGCCAGGCCAAGATCGCCGAGCGGGCGATGTTCCCGTATCTCGTGATGCTGCAGGCGATCCCGATCCTCGCGATCATCCCGCTGATCCAGTTCTGGTGGGGCTCGGGCGAGCCGATCTGGGACTACCCGATCGTCTCGTACCTGAACTCCCGCGTCATCGTGTGCGTGATCATCTCGATCTTCCCGATCATCGTGAACACGTTGTTCGGGCTCCAGTCGGCCGAGCGCGGGATGCACGATCTCTTCACGCTCCACCACGCGAGTCGATTGACCCGCCTGCGCAAGCTCATGTTCCCGGCCGCCATGCCGGCGATCTTCGCCGGCTTGCGGATCTCGGCCGGCCTGTCGGTGATCGGTGCGATCGTCGGCGACTTCTTCCTCGGTCGCGGTGAGGTCGGCATCGGCCAGCTGCTCAAGAAGTACGCCAACAACCTCCAGGGCGAGGAGCTCCTCGCCGCGGTGATCCTGTCGTCCGCGCTCGGCGTCGCCGTGTTCTTGTTCTTCGGTTGGTTGCAGACCTTCTCGATCGGCAAGTGGCACGAGGCCGGCTCCGACTGACCGTCGCTCCACAGTCTCAACACCAACAAACACCTGAACCATCAGGGGGAGAACCACCACCATGAAACAGCGCAGAAGTATCCGGCTCGTGGCCGGCGTCATGGCGCTCGGACTCGTCGTCGCCGCGTGCGGCGGCGACGACGACGACACGCCCGCCGACTCGGGTGACACCCCGACCGCCGAGGAGACCGCCGACTCCGGCGACATGACCGAAGATTCGGGCGACATGACCGAAGATTCGGGCGACATGTCCGAGGACTCGGGCGACATGTCCGAAGATTCGGGCGACATGTCCGAGGATTCGGGCGACATGTCCGAGGACTCCGGTGACATGTCCGAGGATTCGGGCGACATGTCCGAAGACGCAGCGGGGGTCGACCTGTCGGGCGTGTGCCCGTCGCCGATCGTGATCCAGACCGACTGGTTCCCCGAGGCCGAGCACGGCTCGCTCTACGAGATGGTCGGCGAGGGCTACGAGATCAATGCGGAACTCATGACCGTCACCGGGCCGCTGATGGCCTCCGGCGTCGACACCGGCGTCGAGATCGAGGTCCGCACCGGTGGTCCGGCGATCGGCTTCAACTCGCCGCGCGTCAACGCCTACACCGACGACTCGATCCACCTCGCCTACTCGTCGTTCGACGCGCAGGCGGCAGCGTGGGCCGACCTGCCGATGGTGACCGTCCTCGCCCCGCTCGAGATCAACCCGCAGATCATCATGTGGGATGCCGACGAGTGGCCGGACGTCGACACGATCGCCGACGTCGGCGAAGCCGGCATGACGATCAACGTGTTCGGCGGCGGCGGCTTTGCGCCGTACTTCGTGGCCGCCGGCATCTGGGACGAGTCGCAGGTCGATCCGTCGTACGATGGCTCGCCGGCACGGTTCATCGCCGAGGGCAACATCGCTCAGCAGGGGTTCGCATCGGCCGAGCCGTACAACTACGAGAACGTGTTCGAGGAGTACGGCAAGGCGCCGAAGTACCAGCTCCTGCACGATGCCGGCTACCAGTCGTACTCGCAGACGCTGGCCGTCAAGCCGGCCGACGTCGAGGCGCTCGCCCCGTGTCTCGAGTTGTTCGTGCCGATCGTCCAGCAGGCCGTCGTCGACTTCGCGAACGCTCCTGAGCGGGCCAACGCGATCATCATCGACGCCGTCGCCACGTTCGACTCGTTCTGGGTCTACGACGAGGGCGTCGCCGCCTACGCCGTCGAGACGATGACCGAGCTCGGTCTCCACGGCAACGGCCCTGACGACATCGTCGGCAACATCGACGAGGCCCGAGTCCAGAAGGTCATCGACGACGCCCGCCTCGCCGGCGTCGACGTGCCCGACGACCTGGTCGCGGCCGACATGTTCACGAACGAGTTCGTGGACGAGTCGATCGGATTCTGAGTCGTCAGGTCATCGACCTGACGACTCCGTGAACGCCTTCGGGGGTTCGGCGCCCGGCGCCGGGCCCCCGAATCGCGTCCGGGGCCACGTGGGTGCGATCATGGGACCATGACGACGATCGACGACGGACGGGCCTACGGATTCCAGGCGGGCACCGCGGATCCCGATCTCGTCGAGGTCGACGCCGGCACCCCAGCCGGTGAGCTCCTCCGGCGCTACTGGCACCCCGTCGCCCGCTCGGAGGAGGCCACGTCGATCCCCCGCAACATCCGGGTACTCGGCGAGGATCTGGTGCTGTACCGCAGCCTGACGGGGACGCCCGGTCTGATGCTCCCCCGCTGCTGCCACCGAGGCACGACGCTCTACTACGGGCGGGTGGAAGACGAGGGAATCCGCTGTCCGTACCACGGCTGGCTGTTCGCCGCCGACGGCCGATGTCTCGACCAGCCGTGCGAACCCGACCGGGGCCGCAACAAGGCGTCGTACCGGCAGCCGTGGTACCCCGTGCAGGAGTACCACGGGTTGATCTTCGCCTACCTCGGCCCGGCCGAGAAGCAGCCGGTGTTCCCGCGCTACGACATCTTCGAGGACCTCGACGAGGAGACCGAGGACATCGTGATCATCGACCACTTCGCATTCGGCGGCCCATCCGACGCACCGTGCAACTGGTTCCAGACGCACGAGAACGCCATGGACCCGTACCACGTGTTCATCCTCCACAACGCGATCAGCGGGCACCAGTTCGACCCGCAGCTCGAGATCTGGCCGAGCATCGCGTTCCAACGCAGCGACATCGGCGTCACGGCGACGCAGGACCGCCAGCTCGCGGACGGCACCACCCTGCACCGGGTCACCGAGGTCCGTGTGCCGACGATCCGCGTCATCCCCACGCCGACGCTCACGGTGCTCGGCAAGACGAACAACATGTCGTGGGCGCTCCCGATCGACGCCACCAACACCCGGGTGTACGCGATGGTCCGCAAACCGAAGGATCGCCCGCCGCAGGGGCTGCCGGTGTACGACGGCAACCGGAGTTGGTTCGATCTCACCGAGGAGGAGCATCAGCGCTTCCCCGGCGACTACGAGACACAGACGGGCCAGGGCCCGATCACGTTGCACAGCGAGGAGCACCTCTCGTCGAGCGATCGTGGTGTGTCGATCGTGCGGCGCCAGTTCAAAGAACAGCTGGCGCGCATGGCCGACGGACTCGACCCGGTCGGCGTGCACTTCGACGAGTCGGAGGCGGTGCAGAGCGTCATTGCGGGCAACTACATCGTCGGGCCCGACACCGACCGCTCGACCATCCCGCTCGTCGAGTCGCTCGACGACTGACGGATGGTGGCCGTCGTCGGCTCAGCGCCGAACGTTCTGGAGCGACCGGCGGACCGCGGTGGCACCGAACCGTGATCCGCTCAGGTCGGTGATGACCGCGTCGGCGCTGTTGCGCCCGGAGGCGCCGAACACGCCCGCGCCGGGGAACGTCCCGGCGCCGGACAGGTACAACCCGTCGATCGCCGTGCGGTAGCGCGTCGCCTCGCGGTGCCGACCGACGAGTGCCGACAGCGGCGGTCCGGAGTACGAGGGCGTGTGGCCCCGGTGCATCTGGAACTCGGCCTCGTACCGGTCGGGGGTCATCGCACGCCAGCGATCGACAGTGAGGGTGCCGGGTTCCATGAAGCCGTCGAGCACATCGAGCCAGCGTTGCGGCTCGTCGGAGTCGGGCCACCCACCCCGGAGGGAGTAGGGCGTGAAGAGCACCTCGAGGCTGAGCACGTGCTGGCCGGGCTTCGGCTGCATGTCGGGATCGAGCACGGTCGGCACGTTGACCAGGAACGTCGGTCGCGTGGCGACCCGACCCTGTTCGCGGAGCTCGTGGGCCTCGGCCAGCTCGGCAGGGCTGGGCGAGATCACCGTGGTGGGCGCGAGGTCGTCGGCGCCGGGGACGAGCGCATCGACGACCGGCGCATCGCGGTAGCGCGGCAACCCGTCGAGCACGGCGTCGACCTTCGATTCGTAGCCTTCGTGGACGGGCATCGACCGGTACCGGTCGACCAGCCGTCGAGCCGCCGCCGGCACCGTGTCGAGCCAGTCGACGAAGACCCGCTGCGGGTCGCACGCCGCGACGATCCGCGAGGCGTGCAGCTCGGTGCCGTCGGTGAGTCGCACGCCGGCGACCGCGCCGTCGCGGACGAGCAGCCGCTCGACCATGCTGTCGCAGCGGACGCGACCACCGGCCGCCTCGAAGCTCGCCCGGACCGCGTCGGTCAGGGCACCGCTGCCGCCGGCCGGTCGGCCGGTCTTGATCAGGTGGCGGGTCGCGTAGATCGCCGCCGCCATGCCGGTGCCCGGCGTCGTGGGCGGTACACCCCACACGGTCGGCCCGCTGCTGACCCCCGGCATCGTGATGTGCCAGTCGTCGAAGTACTGCCCCATCACGTCGGAGACGCTCGACCGGCTCCACTTCAGGAGGCGAGCGGCACCCGCGCCGCGCTTGGCGCCGACGACGCCGAGCATCCGGGGCAGCGACGGCGTCGTCCGGGCCATCTCGAGTGCGAGCTCGGCGACGGGCAGGGCGTCGTCGAGGTAGCGGCGGTAGCCCGGCACCTGTTCGGGATACGAGGCCGCGAGCGCGTCGAGCTGCGCATCGACGTCGTGCAGGAACACCCAGGGCGCAGCGCCGTCGTGGAATCGGTGGATACCGCTGATCTGCGATTCGACGTAGCGCAGGCCGTACGAGGCGAGGTCGAGCTCGTCGGCGACCGGCATCCCGCGCACCATCGTGTGGTCGCAGTTGCAGATGTTGAACCGCGCCTCGAGATCGGTCACCGTCGAAGCACACCCGCCGACGTCGGAGCGGGCCTCGACCAGCAGCGTGTCGACGCCGGCGCGAGCGAGGTACGCAGCGCAGATCAACCCGTTGTGTCCACCACCGACGACGATGACATCTGCGTCCATCGCGTCGACGCTAGACGTCGGAGCCGGCCGAACCCAGATCCGCGTGGTGCACCATCACCTGTAGCAGCACGTTCGCACCGG encodes:
- a CDS encoding ABC transporter permease subunit, with translation MSDVDQNTQVAPNTDHDVIASIGGTPSSATPRLKRSRSANAVASILPPIVMGIAVLGGWYLVSYGLLDASRRFLLRPPHQVVQVGFLEWENLSEMLSGLWSSTRIAIIGLAISIVLGFLLATIMSQAKIAERAMFPYLVMLQAIPILAIIPLIQFWWGSGEPIWDYPIVSYLNSRVIVCVIISIFPIIVNTLFGLQSAERGMHDLFTLHHASRLTRLRKLMFPAAMPAIFAGLRISAGLSVIGAIVGDFFLGRGEVGIGQLLKKYANNLQGEELLAAVILSSALGVAVFLFFGWLQTFSIGKWHEAGSD
- a CDS encoding Rieske 2Fe-2S domain-containing protein; translated protein: MTTIDDGRAYGFQAGTADPDLVEVDAGTPAGELLRRYWHPVARSEEATSIPRNIRVLGEDLVLYRSLTGTPGLMLPRCCHRGTTLYYGRVEDEGIRCPYHGWLFAADGRCLDQPCEPDRGRNKASYRQPWYPVQEYHGLIFAYLGPAEKQPVFPRYDIFEDLDEETEDIVIIDHFAFGGPSDAPCNWFQTHENAMDPYHVFILHNAISGHQFDPQLEIWPSIAFQRSDIGVTATQDRQLADGTTLHRVTEVRVPTIRVIPTPTLTVLGKTNNMSWALPIDATNTRVYAMVRKPKDRPPQGLPVYDGNRSWFDLTEEEHQRFPGDYETQTGQGPITLHSEEHLSSSDRGVSIVRRQFKEQLARMADGLDPVGVHFDESEAVQSVIAGNYIVGPDTDRSTIPLVESLDD
- a CDS encoding NAD(P)/FAD-dependent oxidoreductase; translated protein: MDADVIVVGGGHNGLICAAYLARAGVDTLLVEARSDVGGCASTVTDLEARFNICNCDHTMVRGMPVADELDLASYGLRYVESQISGIHRFHDGAAPWVFLHDVDAQLDALAASYPEQVPGYRRYLDDALPVAELALEMARTTPSLPRMLGVVGAKRGAGAARLLKWSRSSVSDVMGQYFDDWHITMPGVSSGPTVWGVPPTTPGTGMAAAIYATRHLIKTGRPAGGSGALTDAVRASFEAAGGRVRCDSMVERLLVRDGAVAGVRLTDGTELHASRIVAACDPQRVFVDWLDTVPAAARRLVDRYRSMPVHEGYESKVDAVLDGLPRYRDAPVVDALVPGADDLAPTTVISPSPAELAEAHELREQGRVATRPTFLVNVPTVLDPDMQPKPGQHVLSLEVLFTPYSLRGGWPDSDEPQRWLDVLDGFMEPGTLTVDRWRAMTPDRYEAEFQMHRGHTPSYSGPPLSALVGRHREATRYRTAIDGLYLSGAGTFPGAGVFGASGRNSADAVITDLSGSRFGATAVRRSLQNVRR